The segment GCCGGGAGCTTCGGCGAGGAGTCCATGGATCCCACCCGCACTTCCATCAGCGCCTCGCTGGGTCTGGTGGGGCCGCTGTGGGACTGGCTCACGGAGATCGACGCCGCCGGCAAGCTCTCGCCTGGGCTGGCGCTGAGCTGGGAGGCCGGGGAAGACGGGAAGTCCTGGACCTTCAAGCTGCGGCCCGGGGTCAAATTCCACGACGGCAGCGAGATGACCGCCGAGGACGTGCAGTTCACGCTGATGGAGGGGTTCCGCCGGCCCAAGGCCAAGGCCTCACGGGTGCGCCAGTTCCGCAAGGGCATCACGGACGTCAAGGTCGTCGACCGCCACACGGTGACGGTGGTCACGGCGAAACCGTGGCCTACCTTTCCCTATGACATGTCCTTTCAGCCCGGCATCGAGGGCATCGTGCTCCCCA is part of the Deltaproteobacteria bacterium genome and harbors:
- a CDS encoding ABC transporter substrate-binding protein — encoded protein: MDPTRTSISASLGLVGPLWDWLTEIDAAGKLSPGLALSWEAGEDGKSWTFKLRPGVKFHDGSEMTAEDVQFTLMEGFRRPKAKASRVRQFRKGITDVKVVDRHTVTVVTAKPWPTFPYDMSFQPGIEGIVLP